CACATCACTGCCCGGCGGGGAGATGAGGAAGAATGAGGTAGactattcaaatcaaatgtttagtAGAGAGAAGTTCTCCCTTGATCTTCGGTCaaagaaataagacaacatATGGGATCTTCTAATTTGAACATGCTTCCATATCCCTTGTTGATGTAAGAATTGCATTAAATAGTAACAACTATGTAACCACTTTCAACAACCACTTCACCTAACCTAAAAACACAGACCCAGCGCTTTTTATTCCCAAAGATcgatttgaattgtatttagtGCATAAGTGAGATCTTTCAATACTGAGCAGAGGGATATTATATAGTTATTTCAACCATAATCCTGCAGTTCTAGTGGGGTGCAGCATTACACTATTGTGAGTGTATGCTGTTGATGAGTTTTTGTGACCTTCACTCaattttatgaatgaaaatcTTTCTTCTTTAAGGATCAATAAATAACCACATCCAATCCAACTTAACTGTTCCCAAAGTGTCATACTCAGATAGGTTCCATTTAGCATTGAGAAAGTACACAGGACACTAGGACAACAGGCTTGTTTTTATGAAGTTGTTATCAAATCTTCTTTTCCTCTGACCATGTTCAGTGGTGGGAGCAGAAGAGGTCGGACGGCACCATGAACGGCCAGCTGGACCTAAGTGGGAAGCTGATCATCAAAGCCCAGTTGGGCGATGACATCAGACGCATCCCAATCCATAACGAAGACATTACCTACGACGAGCTAGTGCTGATGATGCAACGTGTCTTCAGGGGAAAGCTGCAGAGTAACGATGAGGTTACCATCAAATACAAGGATGAAGGTGAGGCAGGACATCCAGGGCCCGTCGTCCTCATTGGTCTCAAGGGTCATAAGGGTGATTGTCGACCATAGGTTTTCCTCTGGTCGTCTTATTTCTCAAACCAGTTCAAAGTGTATGTGACTTACTAATAACTTGACAACCTAATCTTTATTTTTGGCAGAGATCATTTCCTATACACTGAATAatcttttctttaattttcctttttctagATGATGACCTCATCACCATCTTTGACAGCTCTGACCTCTCCTTCGCCATCCAGTGCAGTAGAATACTCAAACTGACTTTGTTTGGTAAGATATTAAAGCCTTTTCTCTTACCGATCAAAAGACGTCCGCCACCATGTTGTGTGTGAACTTGGATATTTTACATCATGTGAAACTGTCATCATGATCAATTGTAGACCAAGATGTCTTACATCAACCAGTCTCTGGAGGGCAGTCCAGCTTATGTTTCAAACAACAAACCTCAGCTCTTCTCTGATTAAAGGAAAGTTGTCTTCAATCCCTTCTTAACCATTTGGGTTGGACAGTTCTAGAAGTTTCTTAGCAGCTGTTgagcaaagaaaaaacatgacgGGCAGAAGATGGTTGTTTTCACAAAAGCCTTTTTTCCTGTTATACTGGTTCCTAACTAAAAATTGAAAATATGCACCAGCTCACACAGTCATCCAGCGGGCATaacaagaataaataatatataccAAACCACCGCCTTGCCCCACCCTAACATGTGAGGAAGACTGAAATAATAACACGTTGCATTAGGTTTTacaggaagaaaataaaggTGTTGCAGTTAAACGAGTATACATCGGTTAATACTTGATCTCAagtatgatttaaaaatgtttgtgaatAGGAATACTTATTCTGCCTGGTAACTAGATGTCATATATGATAAATGTATGTGCAGCTTTATAAGTAAAtggtgttttctgtctgtttttttaaataaaccttaatataaACTGGATCTGAAGGTGAAGTATATTCCACCCATTTATTTAAGCTATTTCAACTTATCCGTAGGGATGCAGGTGGCTGAAGCACTGAATTATACTGATCAAACGACCCATATGTGACTGTTTTCTTTCAATCCTTTCTCTTCAATACATGCCAATTCCAGGCCATAATCACCTCATGATCAGattctgaaaatgtgaaaaacaactTGTTGTTTCCCTTGATTATGTCTCCCGGCTCCCATTTCTACatgacatgtgtttttattcatgaattATTTCCTATGAATGATACTCGTATAAAAGGCAGGGCTATGTCTCAGTGTTTGACTTTTTGATAGTCTAAATGATGTTCCTTCCTGCCAGGTAATAAAATTGCGGTATAGAATTACCAGTAGAGGAATATATGCATAAAAATCAAATTTCAGGATAACGATTCTACAGAATATTGATGTGGAAAAAGACACTTCACAGTCCAAGCACACCAGGAACTTGGATCTTACAAATGTAATACTGTTGCCACACTTTTAAACTCAAAATTGCTCACACTTACTCATTCTACTCAGGAATATAATGGCAACATGATGTTTTTCCTATTCTCAGCTCCCCCTCAGTTTGTTCACCTGTAAAAGCAATTCAATTagtttgttttgaataattatattatttcaaaacaaacatgcataaTAGCCTCATGTGGAATTCATTTTCTTTGAACTTTTTTCGAAATGCAAAACAGGCGAGAGTAGACAGGATCTTGTTGCCCCATGCGTCTCTGTTCAGCATTATCCACTCGAACACAGAAACTTATGTGAGAAAAGAATGTCACTAATCTCAAAATCATTCTTGGAAGTTACAGTCCCTTTTTATAATGGGAACAATAAAATTGGGAAAATATTGAATGACTTTCGTGGCGCAGGTCACAAAGTGTCAAAGGAACTCTTagtcgtcccacagaggggcatttgacccatcttagtgttaggagcagtgggctgccatatgtacggcgcccggggagcagtgtagggaacggtgccttagtcagggacaccacggtaacacttggtctttcgggacTTGtactggtgaccttccagttcccaggccgagtccctatggacttttcCACCACCGCCCTGAAGACCTTTTTCCTGTGTTGAGAGCAGATTGGTTGGAGAGCttcatttgatttcattaaGTTACCACGAATACCCAGCGCCCTTTTGTTGGGCATTCCCCTGCTCCATTGTTCCTTGCTGATAATAAAGCTCTCATTCCCTCCGTCAGCCTGGCTGCTTTTACAAATGGCTTTGTGGTTTTAACCATGTGATCGATGATCTCAGTAATGCCAAGTATTCAGAGAGTGGAGTCAGATTCACTACTAGTCATTATTCATAATTACCTCGTACTTACAGTAGAATTAACAGCTTTTCCAGGTAACTAATGAACTGGAATATTATGAGTATCAAAACCACCTAGCTGTTAATCATAACGTATAGTTACATTTATAAATCTAAGAGTGCTAAAAACAATGTGTTCTTTTGTTGTGTTATATAATGGATAACCTCAATGTAAAGTGAGCATGCCTCTCTGGCTCAGCAGTGTATCGTCAGCTGTTGGTcctcaacaaacacacatacagtctgACCCAGATATTACTAGCAGGTCATGGCTATAACTCAGATCCAGACTACTTTATTTCAAGTGGGAAAGGATTGTATCTCATGAGATCAAACGAGATAGCGTGAACACAGAGATGAACTGGGGACTGTTGTCCTCTGTAAAAGCCATCAGGAATAAATCACTCTCCTTCAGGTCTGACCCACAGATGGATTTGGCTGTGCCGACATGAAGAAATGTTTGGCTTTGCTCAATCCCATGTTTGACTTTGCTCACTGCAACCCTTTCTCTTTATCTCTCGTTATCTGCAGTGAACGGTCAGCCGCGGCCTTTGGAGTCAAGTCAAGTGAAGTACCTGCGCAGGGAGCTCATTGAGCTCAGGAATAAAGTCAACAACCTCCTGGATAGCCTGGAGCCCCCAACAGAGCCGGGCCTGGCTGCTACAGCTCCCGACAGTGGTAACCATtgcccccaaacacacacacacacacacactttagaggTAGACCTACTCATTTGCAGTGCAGAAATGCTTAACCACGTTTGAGATTTAGAAACGGTGTTAGCATTTCATAGTTTGTCCAGCAGAGAGCACTGACAGGTTGGTTTTTCAGTCGTTAAATGTCCTGCTTAGTATATATCTTGGtcacacaagaaaacaaatataaaggaTCCATATACTGAGGTTTTTGGTCATCACTACTagcctttaaaaaacactgtctGTTAATAAATATATGCAATTTCTTTTCACTACAAGACTCATAACTTCTGAAAAGTAATGTACATCTCAGACTGAGATTAAAAATCTATTAATAATGCATGTATATCTATTAAGGACAATATACATTTGTTGGATACGTAGGACACACCTTGCCCCCGTAGGCAACAGTATATTCTCTTAGCATAATCCAGGCAGTCGGATTAGTGTTTGGGTTTAATTTTTGAGATCACAAACCTTCAGTGAGGTCTGTTATTCCCACTCATGGGGATCACCCTTCCTTAACAAAACCTTTGATCATATTCCACATGCTTCCTGCCAACGTTTAAGATCCCACAGCACAGTGCTACCAGAGTGAGAAAGTTTATAAGGGTCAGTCATTTAACAACtggttttatataaatatttactgGTTTTTTATCCAGTTTGATTGTGGTGCATAGAGACTTACGCACAAACCAGAAGCCTCCCTTCCCATGTTATCATAACTGTTGTATTAAATCTTAGTGCTGCCATTTTATATTTTGGTGAGCTGTAACTTTTTACAGCTGAAAAAGTGATTTGGCTGGAAGCAGTGAAGGGGGGGTGATCTGCAGACGGCAAAcagttggatttgttttctaatGCAGGAGTGTAATTAAGGTCTTTAGTACTAAATATGTGTGTTCATATCTGTTGTTAACTCAAAGTAATGTTGCATACATGCATTGCTTTACAGCTGGTTCTTAAAGGTCTCTGTGGTTTTTAGAATCAGTGGACGGACGTGAAGGCAAGCTGATGGCAGCAGACCCGTCAGTGAAGCAGGCCACTCCAGTCAGTGCAGCCAGCATGTCAGCCTTCGACCCGTTAAAAAACCAGGACGAGGTCAGCAAGAATGTCATCTCCGCCTTTGGACTGAGTGAGGACCATGCCCCAGGTATCGCACCTGAGCATACTTCAAAAAATACAAGACGCTTTGCTTCGATAAGTGTATATCTGCCAGGTTAATCATTCTTCCCTCATCTACTCAGCTCCACCAGCGTCTCTGTCACTAGAGGAGCGTTCAGGAACACCTGACAGCATCGCCTCCTCCTCATCTGCAGCTCCTCAGCCAGTGGCACCCCCCCAACCACAGGCTCCCTATGCCGGAGTACAGCAGGGCCCCCCAGCTGCCATGGATGGTGagacacaaccacacacatctACTCATGAAATCCCATATACCCACATGCCATATTGAACACATAAataggtgaacacacacacactgatagcGTCCGAGCGACCACAGGGAGGCTGTCCGCCCTGTTAGTGGTTAGGAATAACAACTTCTCCTATGTTGATTCTGTTTTATGGAATGTTTTTCCTACATTACCACAAATGTTGCCTCAAAAAACATAAACCCAAGCTCTTGGTTTGGAGTTGGTCTGTCTGGGTTCTTTTAAGCCAGAAAAGATATCCACTGGTGAGGTTAAGATGGTGTGATTAGATGTAAAGGGCAGGTAGTAGTTCTTTAAAATGGTTAGCATTAGTAGTATTGGTTCATGCTGgagtaaatgtaaaacaccaCCAGCTAGACAgacatgtttttcctctctcAATCTTTTGCCATAATTCACAAGTTACTCGGGGAAATATCTGATTCATACGCAGATACAAAACAGATGATTTCCGGTCGTTAAATGCAGTTTAATTTGATGTTTATTCAGAGTTGTGCAATACCAGCGATGACTCTTCCAGTGAGTGTTAGTAGCTGTGAGCATCTGCCATATGTATCACCCCGTCCAACTTACCCCCGCCACCCAgtgttaaaaagataaataacaataacCAACAATACACATAAACGGCTCCTACAATACAGAACAGTGAAACATTTGACTTGTCACAGTGCCGTTTTTATGATGTTCTTCATATGGGTTCAATCCTGTCTCAATGTGGTCATGCACGCACAGTACGTTCTTTACTTTGGGTTCACATCTGTGACTAAATGATTTAGCGCATGTTCATGTGCAGCGGTCAGTGCGGCCCTGCTGTGAGATTTCATTTCACACCTCACTTGACTGAGTCCACTCTGAAAACAATTACACGTTCAAGTGAAATTTAGTGTTCCTATGACAggtaaatattaaagaataCACCAGACCATAATACATTACCATTGTTTGGTTAGCTGTGTTGATTCAGTTCGTATTATCTTTTATATCTCAGTGGATTACAGACAGTATCGCCAATACTGAGCCAGGTATTAAATTAGATTAATGTTAGCAGAGTGGAGGAGACCTGTTTtgatatgagaaaataaaagcacatttaaattaaaggaaCAGATGTAGGAGCATTACATATATTCTGTACCGTTTGCAGTTAATAATGTACAGTTTACTGCATAAAAGCAACTACTTGTTCCTTGTTTTGGGGAATCAGATCCAGTGACGCAGTTCATTGAAGGAGAAATGATGCTTGAGTCTCACCACTGTGGAATCAACATCCTTTAAACAGGACTAACTATTGATTTAGGGCTTTCCTTCCTCAGGAGAAACCCAACAGTTGTCCCCTGTGTGTGATCTTTAACATGGACATTCTGGACCCAAACCTAAAGACTAGCCGaagataaatgaaaaaaggatCCGGCAGTGTAttggcaaaaacaaacatgacttATTTTACTCTACTCAGCACCACGCTGGGAAATGGTGTTCTGTGCCAATCGCACAATTCTTTCCAATCTTTTATCGAATTTAACTTGAGGGAATTCtctggcctcctcctcctgttgttGTAAAGAAAGGCCCCGGCAGGTGCAGCCACAGAGGTGACgcatgttgtatttgtttactgCAAATAAAGTGAGTGCATCGGATTGTTTTCAGATTGTGGTTTGGCTTCGCTCATGGAGGAGACCActggagcagaggagaggcCTTTCTGTGAGAGCTGTAACTTGTTCTCAGAGCAGTCACTGCTGACTTGACAACACCTGCAACACTGGAGATTAATCAACGCACATGTGGTATCACTATCCCCTTTTAACAAGGGGTTTGTGGTTTGGTCTCTCCGCAGGGCTTTTTACCGTTTAGTTGATCCAGATGAACACTTCCTCAGTCACCAGGTTAGCCAGCTCACCAGCCAGCTGCTCGTGGTTCAGTTTGTTCCCTTTAAACACGAGAGctaggctaaaaacaacatacttttaacacctttttttaatccGATTTTTTGTCCTTTGATGGtccttttcattatttcaaTGAACATTTCAGCAGTTTCTTTATCAGATAGTCTCATATCTTTCCAAAAGCTTCCTTACAATGTGActaaatgcttaaaaaaaagctaaaatctAAAAGAGAGATGTGTCCTTATGGGTCAGTGTAGCAATTCTGCATTGATTTTGAGTCATAAAGTCACATAATATGGAAGcttttgaaaagaaatgcaaGAGCTTTTAATCACAAATCTTTTACataaaaatatttgtgtaaaaatgatctaaaatcaaataaaacgaGGTGTGTCCTGATAATCcagtgtaataataataatattgggTACAGAAGTCTCTGATTAACCCTCGACCTCTCACCTCACTCACTAATGTTAAACAACCTGCTCAAAGTTATTCATTTGGTTCAATAAAcgtttcaaatatttaaataaagtgctttgttCCCTGAATTAATATCAGTTCAACAAGCAAGACAGGAGGTAGGCTACTCAGAGCTCTCTAAAGGCTTGTTATTACACGCTGGCCGCTCTTCATAAATACCTTCCTGTGATCTAGAAGGTTGTTGCACATCTCCGAGCTCAACGTGGCAACGCATAGTCTGTCCTCTCTTTGCAGTTTCACTTCTCAATGTCTCTCTTACTTCCAAGGCTGCAGATGGTTGGCAAACACAGACGTTACTCGATCCTGCCCGCCTCTTCTCCCACTCCTCACAATATCACTGTCTCTGGCTGCAGACCGGCCGCCTCAAGGCACATCAGCCATAATGCATCAGAGTGTATAAAATACGTGGGATCGGATGCCAAATGAGTGTGTACGGTCTTTTCAAAGCTTAGGTTACTTTTCACTGTAGGAATGCTGCCAATAAGATCCATAAGCAGATGGTAAAGATTTCAACCCATTGTCTGTCCCTTGGCAGTACGTGTGTTAGACATACATAAACTGTAAACACGTGTGTGTAGCGGCGTCTGAGACTGCTGCCTGAGGCTCTTTATCAGATGGGCAGAAATGTGTTgagtccttttctttttttaaataagaactTGTTCTCCTGACAGGCATGTTTAAAGGTCACTAGATTTAGAgccaaatacttttttgttcCAATGAACATCATTTTCCCAACTTAGGACTTTTTTCTCCTGTAGCCTTGGCACGGTCTTCAGTGAGCCCCTCGCCGGGACTCTGGACTCCCGCCAGAATTGAGGCGTATGTGAAACTTGTTTGTGAGCCTGCTAGATACAATTTAAGGCGGTCACAACATGGTGATCGTTTAGGGTTCCCTCAGAGGGAGCAAAGACACCAGTCAGTGTCAGTGTCAGTCTCTTCCATCCCCACTTACTAAAACTTTGTCAACCTGACGAGTGAGCCTGAGTCACAGGAAGGGACTGCATTTGTGCTTTTTCCACACGCCATTTTCACTCTGTGCGCTCATGGTTGTTATGTGCACTGGTTTTAAGATGTACTAAATGCCACAAGTAAGTAGAGTGGTACAGCGCAGGATGCATGTAAAGTTATATAAAGTTTGGAAGAGTCCATTCATCCCTTTCTGTCTTCTAAAAGTAGAGCAGTTTATAGCTGATTGATTTCAAAAGCATAATCCCAACCCCAAAacccttttctcttctctgtcctGTGGGCGCTCAGCAGGCTCATAGctgaagtgaaatgaactgCCCGGGCTGAAGGTGTCTCGCAGCCATGCGTCCTTCCATCACTCTTACATAACACACATGATGGATTACAGGCCGGGGAGAACAGGAGGAGAAGCCAATTTAACACACATGCCTTCTCACACAATAAAGAGTGCGGTGTTCATGTTAAAGGTGCTGTCAGTGAGATAACAGATGGCTGCCACATCACAttaatgcttttaaaaagacacCACTGTTGCTAGATAAATATTTAGTTGTCAAGTGTCTCCCAGAAACAATGCAAGGTTTTCTGACTCCTGGTTCATCTGCAGAGTCGGTGGGACTTCCATTGTGTGTGTCCCGTATGCACTGCTCTAATGTTTTGAATTACTGGACACAAAAAAAGGGAGTGATTTCTGAGTGCATTGAGGTTTTCTGACGGTATATCATTTCATAGGACTCTTTTCAGCCCTGCTTTGTTCAGACTCTCAGTAATTGTAAAGTGTCATGTCGGCCCTCCCACAGAGTGGAAAATCAGCACCAGTTTAACCAGGGCTTAAAAAACCAGTGAACCCTGGTGCGGCCGTCTTTCATTATGCCGTCCCCCTTTGTGCTTTTCATATGTCGTCAGCCCAGTTTATATGCCAGGCAGGAGATTTGGGAGAAAAATTCAGACCTTGTTAAGGGAGACCAGTCGTTTGCCAAGTCTTCGCCTGCCTGCTGAACATTCAGGCATTCGATGGAAAACTTGATGAGCAAATTTTAAAATAACTAGGAAAAAATAGTTTCCATGtttttgaaacataaa
This genomic stretch from Eleginops maclovinus isolate JMC-PN-2008 ecotype Puerto Natales chromosome 7, JC_Emac_rtc_rv5, whole genome shotgun sequence harbors:
- the tfg gene encoding protein TFG isoform X1, which gives rise to MNGQLDLSGKLIIKAQLGDDIRRIPIHNEDITYDELVLMMQRVFRGKLQSNDEVTIKYKDEDDDLITIFDSSDLSFAIQCSRILKLTLFVNGQPRPLESSQVKYLRRELIELRNKVNNLLDSLEPPTEPGLAATAPDSESVDGREGKLMAADPSVKQATPVSAASMSAFDPLKNQDEVSKNVISAFGLSEDHAPAPPASLSLEERSGTPDSIASSSSAAPQPVAPPQPQAPYAGVQQGPPAAMDGQMYQQYQAPGGYPPQQPAAPPQQPQQQYGMQYSGYSTQPGAPQPGPPQPQAQPQPQQQQFQNYPAPSSQAPAPGAAPAPGFQGGQQQPHPTQGAQQYPPGAFPPQNYTSQASQPANYNMPPSSQPAAGFQPRPGYTPPPGNTVTPPTRSR
- the tfg gene encoding protein TFG isoform X2, with amino-acid sequence MNGQLDLSGKLIIKAQLGDDIRRIPIHNEDITYDELVLMMQRVFRGKLQSNDEVTIKYKDEDDDLITIFDSSDLSFAIQCSRILKLTLFVNGQPRPLESSQVKYLRRELIELRNKVNNLLDSLEPPTEPGLAATAPDSESVDGREGKLMAADPSVKQATPVSAASMSAFDPLKNQDEVSKNVISAFGLTPPASLSLEERSGTPDSIASSSSAAPQPVAPPQPQAPYAGVQQGPPAAMDGQMYQQYQAPGGYPPQQPAAPPQQPQQQYGMQYSGYSTQPGAPQPGPPQPQAQPQPQQQQFQNYPAPSSQAPAPGAAPAPGFQGGQQQPHPTQGAQQYPPGAFPPQNYTSQASQPANYNMPPSSQPAAGFQPRPGYTPPPGNTVTPPTRSR